The DNA sequence ATCCTAAAATACTCCCATTATACCCAGAAATTATATTCTTTTTAGTAATTATATTAAGCACAGACCCTCCTTCTGCTTCATATTTAGCAGGAGGATTTGTAATAACCTCTACAGACTTTATGTTATCAGCCGAAGTACCTTCTAATAATTGTAAAACTTCAGAAGATGACAAATGAACTTTTCTATCGTTGATATAAATTGTAGGCTCTCCATTTTTAACAGTTATTTTTTCTTCATTAATCAAAACACCAGGTGTATGCTTTAAAATATCTAAAACATTGCCATTTGATAACGTGGAGTTTTCAACATTAAAAATAAAACGATCAACTAACCGTTTTACCGTAGGGTTTTTGGCTATAATAGTAATTCCATGGAGTTGTTCAATGTTCTCTTCTAAAATTAAAATTCCAAAATCAATATCTTTATCTACCAGAAGAGTTGTTTCGTATGTTTTAAAACCAATAAAGCTAACTTTTAATGTATATATTTTTTTCTTAAGGTTGCTTATAACAAAATGGCCATTCTCAGACGTAATAACTCCTAAATTTAAGGAATCACTACTCATAGCTGTAACGTTGGCAAAAGCAATAGGCGTATTTTCTGAATTATTTACTTGACCTCTAATGGTAAATTCTTGACCATAGGTAAGCATAGAAAAAAAGATGATTATAAAAGATAGAAATTTTACTACCATAAACGTACATAGTGAAAACAAATTTATAATAATTAATAGAATATTTTTGAGGATAATCATAAATTTTAGTAACTATTTTCTTGCATTAATTGTTTATAAATAAGATTTAATCAATCAAAAAAATATTCGTAATTTGAATTTTATTAAATAAGACCATAACATGTCAAAATCACTGTCTCCTTTCACTAAGCAGCAGCTATTACCTCAAGAAGAAACGCTTGAAATTTTTAAACGAAAAGGCGAACTTTATATTGGTATTCCAAAAGAAACAGCTCACCAAGAAAAACGTGTTTGTTTAACACCTGATGCCGTTTCTGCTATAGTAAGTAATGGACATAAAGTTTTATTAGAATCTGGAGCTGGAAACGGTGCTAATTTTAGTGATAAAGATTATAGTGAAGCAGGGGCTGAAATAACAAAAGACACTGAAAAAGTATTTTCTTGTCCAATGATTCTCAAAGTGGAGCCTCCAAGTTTAGAGCAAATAAAACTTATAAATCCGCAAACCATTCTGATATCTGCTTTACAAATTAAAACTCAAAACAAATTATATTTTGAGGCTTTAGCAGCCAAAAGAATTACAGCTTTAGCCTTTGAGTATATTCGAGAAGAGGATGGTGCTTATCCCGCAGTTCGGTCTTTGAGTGAAATTGCTGGTACAGCATCTATCTTAATTGCCTCGGAATTAATATCAAATAATAAAGATGGTAATGGTATTATGTTTGGTAACATTAGTGGTGTACCACCAGTAGAAGTTGTTATAATTGGAGCTGGAACTGTAGGTGAATTTGCAGCAAGAAGTGCAATTGGCTTAGGAGCAAACGTTAAAATATTTGATAATTCTATTTCTAAATTACGTAGAATTCAAACTAATTTAGGAAGGACACTTTTCACATCTACCGTTCAGCCAAAAAACTTATCTAAAGCCCTAAAGCGCTGCGATGTGGTAATTGGTGCTGTAAGAGGTGTTAACAGATCACCAATTGTCGTTTCTGAAGCTATGGTGCAAAGCATGAAAAAAGGAGCTGTGATTATTGATGTAAGTATTGATATGGGAGGGTGCTTTGAAACCAGTGAGGTTACCTCGCACAGAACACCTACATTTGTAAAAAATGGAGTTATCCATTATTGTGTTCCTAATATACCTGCCAAATATTCTCGAACAGCTTCTGTATCCATCAGTAATATTTTTACACCTTATTTATTGAAAATTGCGGAAGATGGAGGTATTGAAAATTCACTTCGTTTTGATAGAGGATTAAAAAATGGTTTGTACTTTTACCACGGAATTTTAACAAGCAAACCTGTTGCTGAATGGTTCAATTTGAAATATACTGATATCAATCTTCTTATATTTTAACAACTAAAATCATTTTCAGCATTCAAAATTTTTTAAATGAAATTAATACAACGTATCGGGTATTATCTTGGAGGCTTTTCTTTAGGGTTAATTATATTGGCTTTTTTTTTAAGTGGTAAAAAAACATCATGTAGCTATGGACCTGAAGCAAGAGTACTAAAAAATATTAACTCAAAAACACTTGAATATACAGATGATGTTTTACTTATTATGCAAGATAAGAATATTGATTCCATTACCATAAAACATGTGCTTTTAAAAGGTGATATTAATTTTAGCAACAACAAAACCGAACCAAGAAAAGCGCCTTGTGGGACTTATTACATTCAAAATGATTTTAATGAAAACCCAATAGCTCTAGTTGTTGAAAATTGTGATAGTACCGCTACCCTACTAAATTTGTATATAGAATAATTAGAAATGATTAAACGAAGTTTCGATTTTATTTTTTCATGCTTCGGGCTTATACTTCTATTACCTGTTCTGCTAATTATAGCCATTATCATAAAATTAGATTCCAAAGGTCCTGTTTTATTCATTCAGGCACGCGTAGGAAAAAACAATAAGGATTTTAATATTTTTAAGTTTAGAACCATGCGAGTAAAATCTGAATCTGAAGGGTCACTTACCATAGGAAATAAAGACGTCCGAATAACTAAAATTGGTTATTTCTTAAGGCGGTATAAAATTGATGAATTTCCACAACTGATTAATATCTTAAAAGGTGATATGAGTTTTGTTGGTCCAAGACCAGATTTAAGAGAATATGTGAATCATTATAAACCTGAAGATTATGTTATATTTAATGTGAGACCGGGTATTACAGGCTTAGCCTCTATTCATTATAGAAATGAAGTGGAGCTTTTAAAAGCTGCAGCACACCCTAAAGAATACTATATTAAAACAATTATTCCTGACAAATTAAAATACAATAAAATATATATTGCTCAGAATAATTTCTTTTTCGATTTAAAGCTTATTGCCATCACCATTTTACGAGTTATATTCAAATAATTAAAACGCTTTGCTTAAATTTTGAGTAAAAGAATTTAATTCCTATTTTGCATGTATAATTACCCCAACTAAATACCTTTTTCAACGAATCGACCTAAAATGGATAAGACGACTTTTAACTTCATTAGCCAATTATTGGATGAGTCTGAATTATTGAAACCAGCAACAAATATTAACATATTAAAAGAATCATTTAATTTTTCTAACGAAACACTTTTAATTACTGGTGCTGCAGGGTCTGTTGGTAGTGGTATTACCAAGCAATTGCGCCATAGTAATTTCAAAAAGCTAATTCTGATAGATAATGCAGAATCCCCGCTATATTATTTAATTAATGAATTAAAATTAAAAAATATATCAAATATTGAATTTTACTTAACAGATGTTCGAGATGAATCATCAATGCAATATCTTTTTGAAACATTTAAACCAACTATTATTTTCCATACGGCTGCCTATAAACATGTTCCCTTAATGGAAGCCCATCCATACGAAGCTATTAAATTGAATGTATTGGCTACAAAATCTTTAGCGCATTTTGCAATTAAAAATAATGCAAAAAAATTTATATTCATATCTACCGATAAAGCGGTAAATCCTATTGGTGTTATGGGGATGACCAAGTATTTTGCTGAATGTTATTTAAAAAGCTTGGGCACTCAAAATCATACCTCATTTATTATAACGCGATTTGGAAATATTTTTGGGTCAAATGGTTCAGTTGTACCTTTATTCATTAAGCACATAACATCTGAAACCCCATTAACCATCACCAATAAAAATATTACCCGATATTTTATTACAAAAAGCAAAGCCTGTCATTTGATACTCCAGATTGCGAGTTTTAATACTCTCAACAATTGTGTTTTAACCTTTAATATGGGGCATCCAATAAAAATAATTGATTTAGCAGAAGTTCTTATTTTCAAATTAACTAAAAATGAGAAAAACAAAATATTAATAAAAACATCAGAACTCAGGCCCGGTGAAAAGCTTCATGAAGAAACACTAAGCAACAACGAAACATTATTAAAAACAACCATACACAAAGATATTTTTTTAGTTGTTGACAAACCTAATGTCCTTAGAAAAACAATTGATATTGATGTTTTAAAAAACATACAACCATATCAAAGTCCTGCCGAAATCAAATTAATTTTAAAATCGCTAATCTAAAAAGGTGTGTCATTTCATTTGATAATTACAAAAGATAATTTCCGCTAAATTATCATTTTATATAAAATCTCCTTAATTTCACCGCTTTAAAAAATACAGTAGAAAATCTATGAATTCTTTCGCAGCAAATGATTGTATGATTCATTTTAATGAAGTTTGTTATGCTTCTATAAATGAACATCTTAAAAAAAATAATTTTTCAAAAATTTTTATTTTAGTAGATAACAACACACACTCATTATGCCTCCCTTCTTTTCTTGAAAAATTAGAAACAACAAGTACTATTGAAATTATTGAAATTGAAGATGGTGAAATTAATAAAACTATTGAAACTTGTGTAGGTGTATGGAATGCTCTATCGGAGTTAGATGCAGACAGAAAAAGTCTTCTTATAAATATTGGAGGTGGTGTTATAACTGACTTAGGTGGTTTTGTAGCTTCAACCTTTAAAAGAGGTATTGCATATATAAATGTTCCAACTACGCTATTAGCTATGGTAGATGCCTCTGTTGGAGGAAAAACAGGTGTGGATTTAGGGCATTTAAAAAATCAAGTTGGAGTTATTTCTACACCACAAATGGTGCTTGTGGACACCTCTTTTTTAAATACTTTAGCTGAAAACC is a window from the Pseudalgibacter alginicilyticus genome containing:
- a CDS encoding alanine dehydrogenase, which encodes MSKSLSPFTKQQLLPQEETLEIFKRKGELYIGIPKETAHQEKRVCLTPDAVSAIVSNGHKVLLESGAGNGANFSDKDYSEAGAEITKDTEKVFSCPMILKVEPPSLEQIKLINPQTILISALQIKTQNKLYFEALAAKRITALAFEYIREEDGAYPAVRSLSEIAGTASILIASELISNNKDGNGIMFGNISGVPPVEVVIIGAGTVGEFAARSAIGLGANVKIFDNSISKLRRIQTNLGRTLFTSTVQPKNLSKALKRCDVVIGAVRGVNRSPIVVSEAMVQSMKKGAVIIDVSIDMGGCFETSEVTSHRTPTFVKNGVIHYCVPNIPAKYSRTASVSISNIFTPYLLKIAEDGGIENSLRFDRGLKNGLYFYHGILTSKPVAEWFNLKYTDINLLIF
- a CDS encoding DUF4258 domain-containing protein; the encoded protein is MKLIQRIGYYLGGFSLGLIILAFFLSGKKTSCSYGPEARVLKNINSKTLEYTDDVLLIMQDKNIDSITIKHVLLKGDINFSNNKTEPRKAPCGTYYIQNDFNENPIALVVENCDSTATLLNLYIE
- a CDS encoding sugar transferase, coding for MIKRSFDFIFSCFGLILLLPVLLIIAIIIKLDSKGPVLFIQARVGKNNKDFNIFKFRTMRVKSESEGSLTIGNKDVRITKIGYFLRRYKIDEFPQLINILKGDMSFVGPRPDLREYVNHYKPEDYVIFNVRPGITGLASIHYRNEVELLKAAAHPKEYYIKTIIPDKLKYNKIYIAQNNFFFDLKLIAITILRVIFK
- a CDS encoding UDP-N-acetylglucosamine 4,6-dehydratase, which codes for MDKTTFNFISQLLDESELLKPATNINILKESFNFSNETLLITGAAGSVGSGITKQLRHSNFKKLILIDNAESPLYYLINELKLKNISNIEFYLTDVRDESSMQYLFETFKPTIIFHTAAYKHVPLMEAHPYEAIKLNVLATKSLAHFAIKNNAKKFIFISTDKAVNPIGVMGMTKYFAECYLKSLGTQNHTSFIITRFGNIFGSNGSVVPLFIKHITSETPLTITNKNITRYFITKSKACHLILQIASFNTLNNCVLTFNMGHPIKIIDLAEVLIFKLTKNEKNKILIKTSELRPGEKLHEETLSNNETLLKTTIHKDIFLVVDKPNVLRKTIDIDVLKNIQPYQSPAEIKLILKSLI